One window from the genome of Castellaniella sp. MT123 encodes:
- the gyrA gene encoding DNA gyrase subunit A — protein MESFAKETLPISLEVEMRRSYLDYAMSVIVGRALPDVRDGLKPVHRRVLFAMHELNNDWNRAYKKSARIVGDVIGKYHPHGDSAVYETMVRMAQDFSLRYMLVDGQGNFGSIDGDNAAAMRYTEVRLSKIAHELLADIDQDTVDFGPNYDGSEQEPLLLPSRLPNLLVNGSAGIAVGMATNIPPHNLSEVVEGCLYCLRNPDCTIDELIERIPAPDFPTGGIIYGMSGVREGYRTGRGRVIMRAKTHFEDLTHGNRQAIVVDAIPYQVNKKSLQERIAELVNEKKIEGISDIRDESDKDGMRLVIELKRGEVPEVVLNNLYKNTQLQETFGMNMVALVDGQPRLLNLKQMVEYFLQHRREVVTRRTIFQLRKARERGHVLEGLAVALANIDDFIAIIKAAPTPPVARQALMERSWDSSLVREMLARADANIASGGRTAYRPEGLEPQYGLQSDGQYCLSEVQAQEILNMRLQRLTGLEQDKIVGEYREIMDTIADLLDILARPERVTTIIGDELQAIRAEFSGAADPRRSEIEFNATELETEDLITPMDMVVTLSRSGYIKSQPLSEYRSQKRGGRGKQATTMKDDDWIDQLFIANTHDYLLCFSDRGRVYWLKVWEVPQGSRNSRGRPIVNMFPLVDGETITAVLTVKGFSDDHYVFMATSRGTVKKTPLSDFSNPRKAGIIAVGLDEGDYLIGAELTDGQHDVMLFSDAGKAVRFDENDVRPMGRTARGVRGMSLDDSQSVIALLVAEDETQSVLTATGNGYGKRTSIVEYTRHGRGTKGMIAIQTSTRNGKVVSAVLVQPEDEIMLITTGGVLVRTRVAEIREMGRATQGVTLINVDQDSRLSGVRRVAESDADEDDSESGDATDPASGAAGPDGGAAPDVAGSSNDSSST, from the coding sequence ATGGAATCCTTTGCCAAAGAGACGTTGCCCATTTCGCTCGAAGTCGAAATGCGCCGCAGTTATCTGGATTACGCGATGAGCGTGATCGTGGGACGCGCATTGCCCGATGTGCGCGACGGGCTCAAGCCCGTACATCGGCGCGTGCTCTTTGCGATGCACGAGCTGAACAACGACTGGAATCGGGCATACAAGAAATCCGCCCGTATCGTCGGCGACGTGATTGGTAAATATCACCCGCACGGCGATTCGGCGGTCTATGAAACCATGGTGCGCATGGCCCAGGATTTTTCCCTGCGCTACATGCTGGTGGACGGGCAGGGCAACTTCGGCTCGATCGATGGCGACAACGCGGCCGCGATGCGCTACACGGAAGTCCGGCTGTCCAAGATCGCCCACGAATTGCTGGCGGACATCGACCAGGACACAGTGGATTTTGGCCCCAACTATGATGGCAGCGAGCAGGAACCCCTGCTGCTGCCGTCGCGGTTGCCCAATCTGCTGGTCAACGGCAGCGCCGGGATCGCGGTGGGCATGGCCACCAATATTCCGCCGCACAATCTATCCGAGGTCGTCGAAGGCTGTCTGTACTGCCTGCGCAACCCGGATTGCACCATCGACGAGCTCATCGAGCGCATCCCCGCGCCGGATTTCCCGACGGGCGGCATCATCTACGGCATGTCCGGCGTGCGCGAGGGCTACCGTACCGGGCGCGGCCGCGTCATCATGCGCGCCAAGACCCATTTCGAAGACCTCACGCACGGTAACCGGCAGGCCATCGTGGTCGATGCCATTCCTTACCAGGTGAACAAAAAATCCCTGCAGGAACGCATCGCCGAACTGGTCAACGAGAAGAAAATCGAGGGCATCTCCGACATCCGCGACGAGTCCGACAAGGACGGCATGCGCCTGGTCATCGAACTCAAACGCGGCGAGGTCCCCGAGGTCGTCCTGAACAACCTCTACAAGAACACGCAGCTGCAGGAAACTTTCGGCATGAACATGGTGGCGCTGGTCGATGGCCAGCCGCGCCTGCTGAACCTGAAGCAAATGGTGGAATACTTCCTGCAGCATCGCCGTGAAGTCGTCACCCGTCGCACTATTTTCCAGTTGCGCAAGGCGCGCGAACGTGGCCATGTGCTGGAAGGCCTGGCCGTGGCGCTGGCCAATATCGACGACTTCATCGCCATCATCAAGGCCGCTCCGACGCCGCCCGTGGCGCGTCAGGCCCTGATGGAACGCAGTTGGGATTCGTCCCTGGTCCGGGAAATGCTGGCCCGTGCAGACGCCAACATCGCCTCCGGCGGGCGCACAGCCTACCGTCCCGAAGGACTGGAGCCACAGTACGGCCTGCAGTCCGATGGACAGTACTGCCTGTCCGAGGTCCAGGCCCAGGAAATCCTGAACATGCGCCTGCAGCGCCTGACTGGCCTGGAACAGGACAAGATCGTCGGCGAATACCGCGAGATCATGGACACGATCGCCGACCTGCTGGACATCCTGGCCAGGCCGGAACGCGTCACGACCATCATCGGCGACGAACTCCAGGCCATCCGGGCGGAATTCTCCGGCGCCGCCGATCCGCGCCGTTCGGAAATCGAGTTCAACGCGACCGAGCTGGAAACCGAAGACCTGATTACCCCGATGGACATGGTGGTGACCTTGTCGCGTAGCGGCTACATCAAGAGCCAGCCGCTGTCCGAATATCGTTCGCAAAAACGGGGCGGGCGCGGCAAGCAGGCCACCACGATGAAGGATGACGACTGGATCGACCAGTTGTTCATCGCCAATACGCACGATTATCTGCTGTGCTTCTCCGATCGTGGCCGTGTCTACTGGCTGAAGGTCTGGGAAGTGCCCCAGGGTTCGCGCAATTCACGTGGCCGCCCCATCGTCAACATGTTCCCCCTGGTCGATGGCGAGACCATCACCGCCGTGCTGACAGTCAAGGGCTTCAGCGACGATCATTACGTCTTCATGGCCACGTCGCGGGGTACCGTGAAGAAGACCCCGCTATCGGACTTCTCCAACCCGCGCAAGGCCGGCATCATCGCCGTGGGCCTGGACGAGGGCGACTACCTGATCGGTGCCGAACTGACCGACGGCCAGCATGACGTGATGCTGTTCTCGGACGCCGGCAAGGCGGTGCGGTTCGACGAGAACGACGTGCGCCCGATGGGTCGCACGGCGCGCGGCGTGCGCGGCATGTCGCTGGATGACAGCCAGTCCGTGATCGCCCTGCTGGTTGCGGAAGACGAAACGCAAAGCGTGTTGACGGCCACGGGAAATGGCTATGGCAAGCGCACCTCCATCGTCGAATATACGCGCCATGGCCGCGGCACCAAAGGCATGATCGCGATTCAGACCTCGACGCGCAACGGCAAGGTCGTCAGCGCCGTGCTGGTCCAGCCCGAAGACGAGATCATGCTGATCACGACCGGCGGCGTTCTGGTTCGTACCCGGGTCGCCGAGATCCGCGAGATGGGCCGTGCTACCCAGGGGGTCACCCTGATCAATGTCGATCAGGACAGCCGCCTGTCCGGCGTGCGCCGGGTCGCCGAAAGCGATGCGGACGAGGACGATTCCGAATCCGGCGATGCCACGGATCCCGCCTCGGGCGCGGCCGGCCCCGATGGCGGCGCGGCACCCGATGTTGCCGGCTCGTCCAATGATTCTTCTTCGACTTGA
- the serC gene encoding 3-phosphoserine/phosphohydroxythreonine transaminase has protein sequence MNRPWNFAAGPSTMPLEVLQQAAADLCDWQGSGMSVMEMSHRGKHYSRIRDEAEADLRALLAVPDDFEVLFMQGGASAQNAVIPLNLIGRAGRGRADYVLSGHWARKSWNEAQRYGDIAVAATAESEADFDGRRYGAWCWLPAQDQWRVRPDAAYLHLCANETIGGVEQAVMPDMASLGAPDVPLVADMSSNILSRSIDFSKLGLVYAGAQKNAGPAGVTLVFVRKDLLGHALPHCPSVFDYTNVAGAQSMFNTPPTYAIYMAGLVFKWLLRNGGVAAMDVASTRKAAALYGYLDGSSLYESRIHPAVRSRMNVPFFLRDESLNATFLAQSEAAGLLALKGHKAVGGMRASLYNAMPFEGVQVLIDFLRDFEARHG, from the coding sequence ATGAATCGCCCGTGGAATTTTGCGGCCGGCCCCTCGACCATGCCTCTGGAAGTCCTGCAACAGGCCGCCGCCGACTTGTGCGACTGGCAAGGCAGCGGCATGTCGGTCATGGAAATGAGCCATCGTGGCAAGCACTACAGCCGCATTCGCGACGAGGCGGAAGCCGACCTGCGCGCGCTGCTGGCGGTGCCCGACGATTTCGAGGTCCTTTTCATGCAGGGCGGCGCGTCGGCGCAGAATGCTGTGATTCCGCTGAACCTGATCGGCCGCGCGGGACGCGGCCGCGCCGACTATGTGCTCAGCGGGCATTGGGCGCGCAAGTCCTGGAACGAGGCGCAGCGCTACGGCGACATCGCCGTCGCGGCCACCGCTGAATCCGAAGCCGATTTCGATGGCCGCCGCTACGGTGCGTGGTGCTGGTTGCCGGCCCAGGATCAATGGCGCGTGCGGCCCGATGCGGCCTATCTGCATCTGTGTGCCAACGAGACGATCGGTGGTGTCGAGCAGGCGGTAATGCCCGACATGGCGAGCCTGGGCGCGCCGGACGTGCCGCTGGTCGCCGACATGTCGTCGAACATCCTGTCGCGGTCCATCGATTTTTCGAAGCTTGGCCTAGTCTACGCCGGCGCCCAGAAAAATGCCGGCCCCGCCGGCGTCACGCTGGTGTTCGTGCGTAAAGACCTGCTTGGCCATGCTTTGCCGCATTGCCCTTCGGTCTTCGACTATACCAATGTCGCCGGGGCGCAATCCATGTTCAATACGCCGCCGACTTACGCCATCTATATGGCGGGGCTGGTGTTCAAATGGCTGCTGCGCAACGGCGGCGTGGCGGCTATGGACGTGGCCAGCACGCGCAAGGCTGCTGCGCTGTACGGCTATCTGGACGGATCGTCCTTGTATGAAAGCCGCATTCATCCGGCAGTGCGCTCGCGCATGAATGTGCCTTTCTTCCTGCGGGACGAATCGCTCAACGCCACCTTCCTGGCGCAATCGGAAGCGGCCGGCCTGCTTGCGCTCAAGGGACACAAGGCCGTCGGCGGCATGCGGGCGTCCCTCTACAATGCCATGCCCTTCGAGGGTGTTCAGGTGCTGATCGACTTCCTGCGGGATTTCGAGGCGCGTCATGGCTGA
- the ubiG gene encoding bifunctional 2-polyprenyl-6-hydroxyphenol methylase/3-demethylubiquinol 3-O-methyltransferase UbiG — MQTANVDQAELDKFSALASTWWDPQGELKTLHDINPLRLDWIRTQVGTLAGCRVLDVGCGGGLLAEAMAAEGAQVTGIDLASQSLQIARLHGHESGVQVQYQCISAEDYAAQQPGQFDLVTCMELLEHVPDPASVVNACARLVRPGGLVCFSTLNRNPKSFLLAIVAAEYLLRMVPRGTHSYEQFITPSELASAARASGLEIAALSGIQYQPLTRLYHLSADAGVNYLMAARRPD; from the coding sequence ATGCAAACCGCCAACGTCGACCAGGCAGAACTCGACAAATTCAGCGCGCTGGCTTCCACCTGGTGGGATCCGCAAGGTGAACTGAAAACACTGCACGACATCAACCCCCTGCGGCTGGACTGGATCCGCACCCAGGTGGGGACGTTGGCCGGCTGCCGGGTGCTCGATGTGGGCTGCGGAGGCGGCCTGCTGGCGGAGGCCATGGCGGCCGAAGGCGCGCAGGTGACGGGCATCGACCTGGCCTCCCAATCCCTGCAGATCGCCCGCCTGCACGGGCATGAATCCGGCGTCCAGGTGCAATATCAATGCATCAGCGCCGAAGACTATGCCGCACAGCAGCCTGGCCAGTTCGATCTGGTGACATGCATGGAACTGCTGGAACATGTGCCGGATCCCGCCTCGGTGGTGAACGCCTGCGCGCGTCTGGTGCGCCCGGGCGGGCTGGTGTGCTTTTCCACCTTGAACCGCAATCCCAAGTCCTTCCTGCTGGCAATCGTGGCTGCGGAATACCTGCTGCGCATGGTCCCCCGGGGCACGCACAGCTACGAACAGTTCATCACTCCCAGTGAACTGGCCTCGGCCGCACGCGCATCCGGCCTGGAAATCGCCGCGCTCAGCGGTATCCAGTATCAGCCGCTGACGCGGCTCTATCACTTGTCGGCGGACGCGGGTGTGAACTACCTGATGGCCGCCCGCCGCCCGGACTAG
- a CDS encoding DUF924 family protein produces the protein MNHTPQTVPTLRHAAQAVVDFWREAGPGKWFAKNASFDATFRSRFYDAHYAAARQELEDWLTQPVSALALILLLDQYPRNAFRGTGHMFATDGLALAYARRSLGFLDQFEPDLRKFICLPFMHSENLAVQEESLNLYRLRVPDALRHATEHRNIIVRFGRFPHRNAALGRITTPEEQAFLNNGGFAG, from the coding sequence ATGAACCACACGCCACAGACTGTTCCGACCCTGCGCCACGCCGCCCAGGCTGTGGTGGATTTCTGGCGCGAGGCGGGGCCCGGCAAGTGGTTCGCCAAAAATGCATCCTTCGATGCGACCTTCCGCAGCCGGTTCTATGACGCGCACTATGCGGCGGCCCGTCAGGAGCTCGAAGACTGGCTGACGCAGCCAGTCTCGGCCCTGGCTCTGATCCTGTTGCTGGACCAGTATCCGCGCAATGCCTTCCGGGGAACCGGCCACATGTTCGCCACCGACGGACTGGCCCTGGCCTACGCGCGCCGCAGCCTGGGTTTTCTGGACCAGTTCGAGCCGGATCTGCGCAAGTTCATTTGCCTGCCGTTCATGCACTCCGAAAACCTGGCCGTGCAGGAAGAAAGCCTCAACCTGTACCGTCTGCGCGTCCCGGATGCTCTGCGCCATGCCACCGAGCACCGCAACATCATCGTCCGCTTCGGCCGGTTCCCGCACCGCAACGCGGCACTGGGCCGCATCACCACTCCAGAGGAACAGGCATTCCTCAACAACGGCGGATTCGCGGGGTAG
- a CDS encoding HAD-IA family hydrolase has translation MPNHLILFDFDGTLADTAPDLAAAANRQRQYRDLPPLPYEDLRPHASQGARGLLRAALGMMPEDPEYAATRQRFLDDYAQAMLVHTCLFPGVETLLDRLARQTLAWGIVTNKVESLALPIVRHLALDTRCTVTVGGDTTPYTKPHPEPLLHAARQAGVSPERCIYIGDDARDIQAGKAAGMATVAAAYGYCSLDDPARWDADAIALSPADLWPIIERWAVRDRIRQP, from the coding sequence ATGCCGAACCACCTGATCCTGTTCGATTTCGACGGCACCCTGGCCGATACCGCTCCCGACCTGGCTGCCGCCGCCAACCGCCAGCGGCAGTATCGCGATCTGCCGCCGCTGCCCTACGAGGACTTGCGCCCCCATGCGTCCCAAGGCGCGCGCGGCCTGCTGAGAGCCGCGCTGGGCATGATGCCGGAAGACCCCGAATACGCCGCCACGCGCCAGCGGTTCCTGGATGACTATGCCCAGGCCATGCTGGTCCACACCTGCCTGTTTCCCGGCGTGGAGACGCTGCTGGATCGGCTGGCCAGACAGACCCTGGCCTGGGGAATCGTCACCAACAAGGTCGAGTCCCTGGCGCTCCCGATCGTACGCCATCTGGCGCTCGACACGCGCTGCACGGTGACTGTGGGGGGTGACACGACACCCTACACCAAGCCACACCCTGAGCCTCTGCTGCATGCCGCCCGCCAGGCCGGCGTCAGCCCCGAACGCTGCATCTACATCGGCGACGATGCCCGCGACATCCAGGCGGGCAAGGCCGCCGGGATGGCGACCGTCGCAGCCGCTTATGGCTACTGTTCCCTGGATGACCCGGCGCGCTGGGACGCGGACGCCATCGCCCTGTCCCCCGCGGATCTGTGGCCGATCATCGAGCGCTGGGCTGTGCGCGATAGGATCCGGCAGCCGTAA
- the hisC gene encoding histidinol-phosphate transaminase: MTQSLAPEHVRAIAPYQPGKPIEELAREFGLDPASIIKLASNENPLGCSGRVREALSEAAGTLQGRYPDPNGFDLKADLSARHAVPASWITLGNGSNDLLELASLALLDEGTSAVYAQHAFAVYRLATQARGARHLMVPARDYGHDLPAMLDAIADDTRLVFIANPNNPTGTHVPADQVKAFLDAVRSRHGERVTVLLDEAYDDYLDPAERVDSARWVQEYPNLIVTRTFSKAYGLAGLRVGYALAQPPLTDLLNRVRQPFNVNVLAQLAARVALADTDFLARTYALNRDGRAQLQGAFKSLGLDFVPSHTNFVLVRVGDAPRINTELLRRGIIVRPVAGDGLPQHLRVSIGLPQENARFVEALSDILGT; this comes from the coding sequence ATGACTCAGTCCCTGGCGCCTGAACACGTCCGCGCAATCGCGCCCTATCAACCGGGAAAGCCCATCGAGGAACTCGCCCGGGAATTCGGTCTGGATCCGGCCAGCATCATCAAGCTGGCCTCCAACGAGAATCCGCTGGGTTGCTCCGGCCGGGTGCGCGAAGCGCTCAGCGAAGCGGCGGGTACCCTGCAGGGGCGTTATCCGGATCCCAACGGCTTTGACCTGAAGGCCGATCTCTCCGCGCGTCATGCCGTGCCGGCCAGCTGGATCACGCTGGGCAATGGTTCGAACGACCTGCTGGAACTGGCTTCGCTGGCCTTGCTGGACGAGGGCACATCGGCGGTCTACGCGCAGCATGCGTTCGCAGTGTATCGACTGGCGACCCAGGCGCGCGGCGCGCGTCATCTGATGGTGCCAGCCCGGGATTACGGCCATGACCTGCCCGCCATGCTGGACGCGATCGCCGATGACACCCGCCTGGTGTTCATTGCGAATCCGAACAACCCGACCGGCACCCACGTGCCGGCTGATCAGGTCAAGGCCTTTCTGGACGCCGTGCGGTCGCGTCACGGCGAACGCGTGACTGTTCTGCTGGACGAAGCCTACGACGACTACCTGGATCCGGCAGAACGGGTCGATAGCGCCCGGTGGGTTCAGGAATATCCCAACCTGATCGTGACCCGCACCTTTTCGAAGGCGTACGGGCTGGCCGGATTGCGGGTGGGTTACGCACTGGCCCAGCCGCCCCTGACCGATTTGCTGAACCGGGTGCGCCAGCCTTTCAACGTCAATGTCTTGGCGCAACTGGCCGCACGGGTGGCGCTGGCCGACACCGATTTCCTGGCGCGCACTTATGCGTTGAATCGTGATGGTCGGGCCCAGTTGCAGGGCGCGTTCAAATCGCTCGGGCTGGATTTCGTGCCCAGCCACACGAACTTCGTCCTGGTCAGGGTCGGCGACGCGCCGCGTATCAATACGGAACTGCTGCGCCGGGGCATCATCGTCCGGCCCGTGGCGGGCGATGGTCTGCCGCAGCATCTGCGGGTCAGCATCGGGTTGCCGCAGGAAAATGCCCGCTTCGTCGAGGCGCTGTCGGATATTCTCGGCACATGA
- a CDS encoding prephenate dehydrogenase/arogenate dehydrogenase family protein, whose translation MTSVPDPLVPVLAVVGTGLIGGSFAAALRRVGQVGRVLGVGRQPASLRRARELGLIDEVADLSQAAAQADLIFLATPIGAMPAILKTLAPLLRPGTLVTDAGSTKSDVARLARDILGDRHPQFIPGHPVAGSEMTGPEAADPLLYHGCKVVLTPFDETPGAVQHRLIRIWEACGARVLLMDPVAHDQALASVSHLPHFLSAVYMGQVVHTQDADTRLNLAGTGFRDFTRIAAGSPEVWRDIFFSNRAAVLRELDDFEQVLKIWRAALEDDTHPGTLEALLDQSALARRFWGGRSQMP comes from the coding sequence ATGACCAGTGTTCCCGACCCTCTGGTCCCTGTCCTGGCGGTCGTCGGAACCGGCCTGATCGGCGGATCCTTCGCAGCCGCCTTGCGTCGGGTGGGACAGGTCGGGCGGGTTCTGGGGGTGGGGCGCCAGCCGGCATCGCTGCGGCGTGCCCGCGAACTGGGATTGATCGACGAGGTCGCCGACCTGAGTCAGGCTGCCGCCCAGGCCGATCTGATCTTTCTGGCGACCCCGATCGGGGCCATGCCCGCCATCCTGAAGACCTTGGCGCCGCTGCTGCGCCCCGGCACACTGGTGACGGACGCGGGCAGCACCAAGTCCGACGTCGCCCGGCTGGCGCGGGATATCCTGGGGGATCGCCATCCGCAATTCATCCCCGGGCATCCCGTCGCCGGGTCGGAGATGACCGGCCCCGAAGCCGCCGACCCCTTGCTCTACCACGGATGCAAGGTCGTTCTGACGCCCTTCGACGAGACGCCCGGCGCCGTGCAGCATCGCCTGATCCGCATCTGGGAAGCCTGTGGTGCCCGTGTGCTGCTGATGGATCCGGTCGCCCATGATCAGGCGCTGGCCAGCGTCAGCCATCTGCCGCATTTCCTGTCCGCGGTCTACATGGGGCAGGTGGTCCATACTCAGGACGCCGACACTCGGCTCAACCTGGCGGGGACGGGCTTTCGGGATTTCACACGCATCGCGGCCGGGTCCCCCGAGGTCTGGCGCGACATCTTTTTTTCCAATCGTGCAGCCGTGTTGCGTGAACTCGACGACTTCGAGCAGGTCCTGAAGATCTGGCGCGCGGCGCTCGAGGACGACACGCATCCAGGTACTCTGGAAGCCCTGCTGGATCAATCCGCGCTGGCCCGTCGCTTCTGGGGTGGCCGCAGCCAAATGCCATGA
- the pheA gene encoding prephenate dehydratase has protein sequence MADQDLKSSLEPLRARIDTLDEQILVLLNQRAQAALQVGDVKKRFDASGPILKPEREALIIRRLQSVNMGPIPEAAVAAIWGQIISACRGLESVLTVAFLGPQGSFSEQAAYEHFGQAITGLRCDSFDEVFRVVEAGQADVGMVPVENSTEGAVNRSLDLLLNSSLKVLGERTIRIHHNLLTLTGGLEGVRQVLGHPQALAQCQGWLSRNHPGLERLPVASNAQAARMAADDPACAAIAGDAAAAAWGLSAVVNGIQDDPQNQTRFLAVGPHDAGPTGRDKTSLILAVPNRAGAVYEMLAPLSRHDVSMTRFESRPARTGQWEYYFYVDLLGHHQDEPVSQALAELRQQVAFFKILGSYPRQ, from the coding sequence ATGGCTGATCAGGACTTGAAGTCCAGCCTCGAACCTCTGCGGGCCCGGATCGATACGCTCGACGAGCAGATCCTGGTGCTGCTGAATCAGCGTGCCCAGGCTGCCCTGCAGGTGGGCGACGTAAAAAAACGATTCGATGCTAGCGGGCCCATTCTCAAGCCTGAACGCGAGGCGCTGATCATCCGCCGCCTGCAGTCGGTCAATATGGGACCGATTCCCGAGGCGGCGGTGGCGGCGATCTGGGGACAGATCATTTCCGCCTGCCGGGGGCTCGAAAGCGTGCTGACCGTGGCATTTCTGGGGCCGCAGGGCTCGTTTTCCGAACAGGCGGCCTACGAGCATTTCGGCCAGGCCATCACCGGGCTGCGCTGCGACTCGTTCGACGAGGTCTTTCGCGTGGTCGAGGCCGGACAGGCGGATGTCGGCATGGTGCCGGTGGAAAACTCCACCGAGGGCGCGGTCAACCGCAGTCTCGACCTGTTGCTCAATTCCTCGCTGAAAGTCCTGGGCGAGCGCACCATCCGCATCCATCACAATCTGCTGACCCTGACCGGCGGCCTGGAAGGCGTGCGGCAGGTGTTGGGACATCCCCAGGCGCTGGCCCAGTGCCAGGGATGGCTCAGCCGCAACCATCCGGGGCTGGAGCGCCTGCCAGTGGCCAGCAACGCCCAGGCGGCCCGAATGGCCGCCGACGATCCCGCTTGTGCCGCGATCGCGGGCGATGCCGCGGCGGCGGCCTGGGGGCTGAGCGCTGTGGTCAATGGCATTCAGGACGATCCGCAGAACCAGACCCGTTTCCTGGCGGTGGGGCCCCACGATGCCGGCCCGACTGGGCGGGACAAGACCAGCCTGATCCTGGCGGTGCCCAACCGAGCCGGCGCGGTCTACGAGATGCTGGCGCCGTTGTCGCGGCACGACGTCTCCATGACCCGGTTCGAGTCGCGACCCGCCCGCACCGGCCAGTGGGAATATTACTTTTACGTCGACCTGCTGGGTCACCACCAGGACGAGCCTGTCAGCCAGGCCCTCGCCGAATTGCGCCAGCAAGTCGCTTTTTTCAAAATTCTGGGTTCCTATCCCCGGCAATGA
- a CDS encoding diaminopimelate dehydrogenase yields MASSPIRIGIAGYGNLGRGAQAAIACHPDMHLAGIFTRRPATTLSVGNSTVPVWPLADAAAHRDEIDVLILCGGSKDDLPVQGPELAQWFTTVDSYDTHARIPQYFEAVDTVARTHGNLSILAVGWDPGLFSINRLMGEAILPGGATYTFWGKGLSQGHSDAIRRVPGVAGGVQYTIPVPQAVERVRSGEQPQLGTRDKHTRECYVVLQPGADARQVEQAIVTMPDYFADYDTRVHFIDADTLRREHAGMPHGGFVIRSGQSGSGDSQVMEYSLKLASNPGFTSSVLVAYARAAWRMKAAGETGARTVFDVAPGLLSPKSAADLRRELL; encoded by the coding sequence ATGGCATCATCCCCTATCCGCATCGGTATCGCCGGCTACGGCAACCTGGGACGCGGCGCACAGGCCGCCATCGCCTGCCACCCGGACATGCATCTGGCCGGCATCTTCACCCGCCGTCCCGCAACCACCCTGTCCGTCGGTAATTCGACGGTACCGGTCTGGCCACTGGCCGACGCGGCCGCTCACCGGGACGAGATCGACGTGCTGATCCTGTGCGGGGGCTCGAAGGACGACTTGCCTGTCCAGGGCCCCGAACTGGCCCAATGGTTCACCACGGTGGACAGCTACGACACCCACGCCCGTATTCCACAGTATTTCGAGGCTGTGGACACCGTCGCCCGAACGCACGGCAACTTGTCCATTCTGGCGGTAGGCTGGGACCCGGGCCTGTTCTCCATCAACCGTCTGATGGGCGAAGCCATTCTGCCGGGCGGCGCCACCTATACCTTCTGGGGCAAGGGGCTGAGCCAGGGCCATTCCGACGCCATCCGCCGGGTACCGGGCGTGGCGGGCGGCGTGCAGTACACCATTCCAGTCCCGCAGGCCGTCGAACGGGTCCGATCCGGCGAGCAGCCGCAACTGGGCACGCGCGACAAGCACACCCGTGAATGCTATGTCGTCCTGCAGCCCGGCGCCGATGCGCGGCAGGTGGAACAGGCCATCGTCACCATGCCCGATTATTTTGCGGATTACGACACTCGGGTCCATTTCATCGATGCCGACACATTGCGGCGCGAACATGCCGGCATGCCGCATGGCGGGTTCGTGATCCGCAGCGGCCAGTCCGGCAGCGGCGACTCGCAGGTGATGGAATATTCCCTGAAGCTCGCCAGCAATCCAGGGTTCACCTCCAGCGTGCTGGTGGCCTATGCCCGGGCCGCCTGGCGCATGAAGGCCGCGGGGGAAACCGGCGCACGCACGGTATTCGACGTGGCGCCCGGCCTGCTCTCCCCGAAATCGGCTGCGGATCTGCGTCGCGAGCTGCTGTAA
- the ompA gene encoding outer membrane protein OmpA, with product MNKPSKIAIGLAIAAMAAVGTASASDNVTNVDGHVWKDASGQNCWRDAFWTPATAAEGCGKPVAEAPVVAPTASKVVLNADTFFDFDKSTIKPEGKQVLDQVAQQASSINLETIIAVGHTDSIGTVAYNQKLSERRANSVKQYLISKGVPADRIYAEGKGKSSPVASNKTREGRAKNRRVEIEIVGTRK from the coding sequence ATGAACAAACCCTCCAAAATCGCAATCGGACTCGCCATTGCTGCCATGGCTGCCGTGGGTACCGCGTCGGCTTCCGACAACGTGACCAACGTCGACGGTCACGTCTGGAAGGATGCCAGCGGCCAGAACTGCTGGCGCGATGCATTCTGGACGCCGGCCACCGCCGCTGAAGGCTGCGGCAAGCCCGTCGCCGAAGCCCCAGTCGTCGCCCCGACCGCCAGCAAGGTCGTCCTGAACGCCGACACCTTCTTCGACTTCGACAAGTCCACGATCAAGCCCGAAGGCAAACAGGTCCTGGATCAGGTCGCCCAACAGGCCAGTTCCATCAATCTGGAAACCATCATTGCCGTGGGTCATACCGACTCCATCGGTACGGTGGCCTACAACCAGAAACTGTCCGAACGCCGCGCCAACTCGGTCAAGCAATACCTGATCAGCAAGGGCGTCCCGGCTGACCGCATCTACGCCGAAGGCAAAGGCAAGAGCAGCCCGGTCGCTTCGAACAAAACCCGCGAAGGTCGCGCCAAGAACCGTCGCGTGGAAATCGAAATCGTCGGCACCCGCAAATAA